From the genome of Haladaptatus paucihalophilus DX253, one region includes:
- a CDS encoding MFS transporter — protein sequence MSLTTFIVVINASLMNVAIPTMVDEFDTTVTAIQGAVALYSLVIAALILPAGTLPSRHSSRRVMTIALLVYAGGTIVASISWNTTVLYIGWSFIEGSAAAVLFPLTFTVLTVSYEDNDRAKAFGLLAGVNGVGSTLGPIIGGALTTYASWRWGFTLQLIGVGVILFFVRYVNPNPLSETGESLDKGGTALSIVGATSLVTGFLLSGKYGWLLVRRPFFVGDVQLNPFGTSPTIWFLGVGLLAFAAFVQYERRMERADREPLVPLNVLTNRSFLSGVITYNIRSIISAGFMFIVPVYLQAVLGYTAFETGVALLPYSLASVLFSAFTPGWRKYISPKTLIQVGIVCIGVGLVLLYEQTGPDQTISTMVIPVALYGAGVGLILAQITNMTMSAVPTADSAEASGVLNVSSSIGFSLGTAVVGSFFLGQFYGSVVDGVLRVRNVTVSMKQRYELIIALEDAAETATEATQRQFLAQLTPSQRRLVKGIFEAAMFDAQRAALLLLVLFVLLLLIVSTFLPRRIPEADERTGQPESE from the coding sequence GTGAGTCTGACGACGTTCATCGTGGTCATCAATGCATCCCTGATGAACGTGGCGATTCCCACGATGGTGGACGAGTTCGATACCACGGTGACCGCGATTCAAGGGGCGGTCGCGCTCTACTCGCTGGTGATAGCGGCGCTGATTCTCCCGGCGGGTACGCTGCCGTCTCGGCATAGTAGTCGTCGTGTAATGACAATCGCACTGCTCGTCTACGCCGGTGGGACGATTGTGGCGTCGATTAGCTGGAATACGACGGTCCTCTACATCGGCTGGTCGTTCATCGAGGGGTCCGCGGCCGCCGTGTTGTTTCCCCTGACGTTCACCGTATTGACGGTCAGTTACGAAGACAACGACCGGGCGAAGGCATTCGGTCTGTTGGCTGGCGTGAACGGGGTCGGGTCGACTCTCGGGCCGATTATCGGTGGTGCACTAACCACGTACGCCAGTTGGCGGTGGGGGTTTACGCTCCAACTCATCGGTGTGGGAGTTATTCTCTTCTTCGTTCGGTACGTGAATCCGAACCCACTGTCAGAAACAGGCGAATCGTTGGACAAAGGCGGGACTGCTCTGTCCATCGTCGGTGCAACGTCGCTCGTCACCGGATTCCTTCTCAGTGGGAAGTACGGGTGGCTACTCGTGAGGCGACCGTTTTTCGTCGGCGACGTGCAGCTCAACCCGTTCGGCACGTCGCCGACGATCTGGTTCCTCGGGGTCGGACTGCTCGCGTTCGCCGCGTTCGTTCAGTACGAACGCCGGATGGAACGCGCCGACCGGGAACCGCTCGTTCCGCTGAACGTACTGACGAACCGCTCTTTTTTGTCCGGTGTCATCACGTACAACATTCGCTCGATAATCTCGGCTGGCTTCATGTTTATTGTCCCGGTCTATCTCCAGGCCGTGCTCGGATACACCGCCTTCGAAACCGGGGTCGCGTTGTTACCGTACTCTCTCGCGTCGGTTCTTTTTTCGGCGTTTACTCCCGGTTGGCGGAAGTACATCTCGCCAAAGACGCTCATTCAGGTCGGCATCGTCTGTATCGGCGTTGGACTGGTGCTGTTGTACGAGCAGACGGGGCCCGATCAGACGATCAGCACGATGGTTATCCCGGTGGCGCTGTATGGTGCCGGTGTCGGACTCATACTGGCACAGATCACCAATATGACGATGTCGGCTGTCCCGACCGCGGACTCCGCGGAGGCGTCCGGCGTCCTGAATGTGAGCAGTTCCATAGGATTTTCCCTGGGGACGGCAGTCGTCGGCTCGTTTTTTCTCGGACAGTTCTACGGCAGCGTCGTCGACGGCGTGCTGCGCGTACGGAACGTGACGGTCTCGATGAAGCAGCGGTACGAGTTGATAATCGCGCTCGAAGATGCAGCAGAGACGGCGACCGAAGCCACGCAACGGCAGTTCCTGGCCCAACTCACCCCGTCACAACGTCGATTGGTCAAAGGTATCTTCGAGGCCGCGATGTTCGACGCGCAACGGGCGGCGCTGCTTCTCCTCGTACTGTTCGTGCTCCTCCTGCTTATCGTATCGACGTTCTTGCCACGACGGATTCCGGAAGCCGATGAACGAACCGGCCAGCCCGAATCAGAGTAG
- the epsC gene encoding serine O-acetyltransferase EpsC yields the protein MEYRYTGNAHHSLVAAYEADEPPFPVHEPRAAPETSHASTELNLLHRLLFPSCWNAYADHTDPDDVRETLTELGEQLTRGCQLYAPSDHPRDCISAVIDQLPAIRERLKHDVEAAYKGDPAAKSYIEVIRAYPGFHAIVAQRVAHELYKESRQEYARELTEAAKSDTGIDIHPGAEIGDYFFIDHGTGVVIGETATIGDWCRLYQNVTLGALHFEEEEDTDHALKKGYKRHPDIGDHVVIGAGSNVLGAITVGDHVSIGANSWITEDIPSNTTVYVSDHPDQERKSNGHETED from the coding sequence ATGGAGTACCGCTACACCGGCAACGCTCACCACAGCTTAGTCGCCGCCTACGAGGCCGACGAGCCTCCCTTTCCGGTCCACGAGCCACGGGCCGCCCCCGAGACCTCGCACGCGAGCACTGAACTCAACCTCCTTCATCGCCTCCTCTTCCCGAGTTGCTGGAACGCCTACGCGGACCACACCGACCCCGATGACGTTCGAGAGACCCTCACTGAACTCGGCGAGCAACTCACCCGAGGTTGCCAACTGTACGCTCCCAGCGATCACCCTCGGGACTGTATCAGCGCCGTCATCGACCAACTTCCCGCCATCAGAGAACGCCTCAAACACGACGTCGAAGCCGCGTATAAAGGCGACCCTGCTGCGAAGTCCTACATCGAGGTAATCCGGGCGTATCCGGGATTCCACGCCATCGTCGCGCAGCGTGTCGCTCACGAACTGTACAAGGAGAGCAGGCAGGAGTACGCACGCGAACTCACCGAAGCCGCGAAAAGCGACACGGGCATCGACATCCATCCCGGCGCCGAGATCGGAGATTACTTCTTCATCGACCACGGCACCGGCGTCGTCATCGGTGAGACCGCCACTATCGGCGACTGGTGCCGACTCTACCAGAACGTCACCCTCGGTGCCCTCCACTTCGAAGAGGAGGAGGACACCGACCACGCACTCAAGAAAGGGTACAAGCGCCACCCCGACATCGGCGACCACGTCGTCATCGGTGCCGGGTCGAACGTCCTCGGCGCCATCACCGTCGGCGATCACGTCAGTATCGGCGCAAATTCCTGGATTACCGAGGATATTCCTTCGAACACCACGGTGTACGTCTCCGACCATCCTGACCAAGAACGCAAATCGAACGGCCACGAGACCGAAGACTAA
- a CDS encoding aryl-sulfate sulfotransferase has translation MHEDLTVSKDANQRANDIPVEDVTFVSAQGKEFPTGQARLVAFDTATNKPVWIHSKYDRYMDVDPLGESRVLFVARDGSMNKSAFSFDVTFYAIEMNWRTGTVLKKFEIPPGTHDIDYLGGDRYAIADLSKENRVFVYDRSEDEVVWEYRFRKHFPKSAGGGPGGYTHLNDIDAVDNGSAFLVSPRNFDRVMLIDRESKRVRWTLGEEDNYDILNEQHNPVLLSQDPVTVLVADSENNRVVEYEKTESGWKQTWSYGTGLDWPRDADRLPNGNTLIVDSNNNRALEVTPGGDVVWKVKIPFEPYDVERPVYGDEPSGPPIAELEGSDAVDTKAVGQDGNGLVARIDATYTYVYTTAQWVLPTWIGPLEFNLLVLAVLIVVLWGAVEVVHWRGWT, from the coding sequence ATGCACGAGGATTTGACGGTCTCGAAGGACGCAAATCAACGAGCAAACGATATCCCGGTCGAGGACGTCACGTTCGTTTCCGCACAGGGAAAGGAGTTTCCGACGGGACAGGCGAGATTGGTAGCGTTCGACACGGCGACGAACAAACCGGTCTGGATACACAGCAAGTACGACCGATATATGGACGTGGATCCGCTCGGAGAGAGTCGGGTTCTCTTCGTCGCACGTGATGGGAGTATGAACAAGTCCGCGTTTTCGTTCGACGTGACGTTTTACGCCATCGAGATGAACTGGCGGACGGGGACGGTACTCAAGAAGTTCGAGATTCCACCCGGAACGCACGACATCGACTACCTCGGGGGGGATCGGTACGCCATCGCCGACCTGAGCAAGGAAAACCGCGTGTTCGTGTACGACCGCTCCGAGGACGAGGTCGTGTGGGAGTATCGGTTCCGCAAGCACTTCCCCAAGAGTGCGGGGGGCGGTCCCGGTGGATACACTCACTTGAACGACATCGATGCGGTCGACAACGGGTCCGCGTTTCTCGTCAGTCCGCGGAATTTCGACCGTGTTATGCTTATCGACCGGGAATCGAAACGCGTTCGCTGGACGCTGGGGGAGGAGGACAACTACGACATCCTCAACGAACAGCACAACCCGGTTCTCCTCTCGCAGGACCCGGTCACAGTTCTCGTCGCGGATAGCGAGAACAACCGCGTCGTCGAGTACGAAAAGACGGAGAGCGGATGGAAACAGACCTGGTCCTACGGAACGGGATTGGATTGGCCGCGGGACGCAGACCGACTTCCGAACGGAAACACGCTCATCGTCGACAGTAACAACAATCGCGCTCTCGAAGTGACGCCGGGCGGAGACGTCGTCTGGAAAGTGAAGATTCCCTTCGAACCGTACGACGTCGAACGGCCGGTGTACGGGGACGAACCGTCGGGGCCACCGATAGCCGAACTCGAGGGAAGCGATGCCGTCGATACGAAAGCAGTCGGGCAAGATGGGAATGGCCTAGTGGCCAGAATCGATGCCACGTACACGTACGTCTACACCACCGCCCAATGGGTTCTTCCGACGTGGATCGGTCCGCTAGAATTCAATCTCCTCGTCCTCGCGGTGCTCATCGTCGTACTGTGGGGTGCTGTCGAGGTGGTTCATTGGAGAGGGTGGACGTAA
- a CDS encoding acyltransferase: MSDRIHSIDTLRAIAIFFIVIAHVQPFRGFGTGGNYVYFVLDTIGQFDVPFFFVTSGYFLAETVNVNNVKSTVSGSVQKLGSIYLFGRLLSITAVIGLALFQGVPVANALIAHGLGDISTIDLLYYGNALAVPLWFLTALIFSLGFVACFVKFRKTRYLLPIAALVHIVGLVGTNYQMIANVPFRTRDALFFGFFYVALGYHINSSDWTPNENRRHIYLGAVGLLAGVQLVEQYAIGYIIRNNVLHQEIYLTEYTISTIFFVLALFAYVLSNPQLGKNTILPKVGRHALGIYLLHVPLIRLFRTMNRVWHPIIGVDLTSTILWQLAITPVVYVLSLAVYLFLAKVHIIELGGSHTPWLNRFRSRGRILVRDKHPDDN, from the coding sequence ATGAGTGATCGAATTCACAGCATAGATACGCTGCGAGCAATCGCTATATTCTTCATTGTCATCGCACACGTTCAACCGTTCCGGGGCTTCGGAACGGGCGGGAATTACGTCTACTTCGTACTGGACACTATCGGCCAGTTCGACGTTCCGTTCTTTTTCGTAACGTCCGGATACTTCCTCGCGGAGACGGTGAATGTCAACAACGTCAAATCTACCGTGAGTGGCTCCGTCCAGAAACTCGGGTCGATCTATCTGTTCGGGAGACTCCTCTCTATAACGGCAGTGATCGGGCTCGCGTTATTCCAAGGCGTTCCCGTAGCGAATGCTCTCATCGCTCACGGCCTCGGTGACATCTCCACCATCGACCTACTGTACTATGGAAACGCACTCGCCGTTCCGCTGTGGTTTCTGACGGCATTGATCTTCTCCCTCGGTTTCGTCGCTTGCTTCGTCAAGTTCCGAAAAACCCGTTATCTGTTGCCCATCGCTGCGCTCGTTCACATCGTTGGCCTCGTCGGAACGAATTATCAAATGATCGCGAACGTACCGTTCCGAACGCGGGACGCCCTCTTCTTCGGCTTCTTCTACGTCGCTCTTGGATACCACATCAACTCGTCCGACTGGACGCCGAACGAGAACCGTCGCCACATCTATCTCGGAGCGGTCGGCCTTCTCGCGGGAGTCCAACTCGTCGAGCAGTATGCTATCGGCTACATCATTCGCAATAACGTTCTTCACCAAGAGATATACTTGACGGAGTACACCATCTCGACGATATTCTTCGTTCTCGCTCTCTTCGCATACGTGCTCTCGAACCCACAGTTGGGGAAGAATACGATTCTCCCGAAAGTGGGGCGACACGCCCTCGGGATATATCTGCTCCACGTCCCATTGATTCGTCTCTTCCGGACGATGAACAGAGTTTGGCATCCGATTATCGGGGTCGACCTCACGTCGACGATTCTCTGGCAACTGGCGATAACGCCGGTGGTATACGTTCTTTCGCTGGCGGTCTATCTCTTCTTGGCGAAGGTGCACATCATAGAACTCGGGGGAAGCCATACCCCGTGGTTAAACCGTTTCCGGTCACGTGGCCGGATTCTGGTGCGCGATAAGCATCCAGATGACAACTGA
- a CDS encoding S1 family peptidase, with product MEFGRMTPSYSRRGILRVTGLASVSPFVGGFGNCRRAESAASEYRTTVVDDFEPFSEEIRDRARTLGETVQRSVVRLSTDSGGGTGWVVDSGYILTNSHIVREATSVAFETFDNRTGTATRVGFHRDLFPDIALLKTDLETPPPLSLATNAHPSRNDVVLAVGHPKMVGDWVTSLGRYERYNPHSDWIEATIPTGDGNSGSPLLLMDGGVIGCVNGTTRETHTIARKNRPKTVYTTYPRRLTVATAIPADTIAKWVSRWR from the coding sequence ATGGAGTTCGGGCGGATGACGCCCTCCTATTCCCGAAGAGGGATTCTTCGCGTGACTGGCCTCGCTTCCGTCTCCCCTTTCGTCGGCGGCTTCGGAAATTGTCGGCGCGCCGAATCGGCCGCGTCCGAGTATCGGACCACTGTTGTCGATGATTTCGAGCCGTTTTCCGAGGAAATCCGCGACCGAGCCCGTACGCTCGGAGAAACGGTACAACGGTCGGTTGTCCGACTATCGACCGATTCCGGGGGTGGGACCGGGTGGGTCGTCGATAGTGGATACATCCTTACGAATTCTCATATCGTTCGAGAAGCGACATCGGTAGCGTTCGAAACGTTCGATAACCGAACGGGAACGGCTACTCGCGTCGGATTTCACCGGGACCTCTTTCCGGACATCGCCTTGCTCAAGACGGACCTCGAAACCCCGCCTCCGCTTTCACTGGCGACGAATGCACACCCCTCTCGGAACGATGTCGTGCTCGCGGTCGGACATCCAAAAATGGTGGGTGACTGGGTGACATCCTTGGGCCGGTACGAGCGCTACAACCCACATTCGGATTGGATAGAAGCGACGATTCCGACCGGAGATGGTAACAGCGGCTCGCCGCTGTTGCTGATGGACGGGGGCGTCATCGGCTGTGTCAATGGAACGACTCGGGAGACACACACGATAGCGCGTAAAAATCGACCGAAAACCGTGTACACCACGTATCCGAGACGACTCACGGTCGCCACTGCAATACCAGCGGATACCATCGCGAAATGGGTGTCGAGGTGGCGATGA
- the gdhB gene encoding glutamate dehydrogenase GdhB encodes MAQSEENAVAAEESNAEPESETALETARRQLERAAGLVDVNPGIIERLKHPTKVQRVAVPLKRDDGTVTVYTGYRSQHDDVRGPYKGGLRYHPNVTEDECVGLSMWMTWKCAVMDLPFGGGKGGIVVDPKDLSLGEKERLTRRFAEEVRDFVGPEKDIPAPDMGTDAQTMAWFMDAYSMQEGETQPGVVTGKPPVLGGSYGRAAAPGRSVAIIAREVIDHYEMDIEETTVAVQGFGSVGANAARILDDYGATIVAVSDVNGGIYDPDGLDTHAVPTHEEQPEGVMKYDSPAKISNEDLLELDVDVLIPAAIGDVITAENAEDVRADIVIEGANGPTTFAAAEILESNDVAVVPDILANAGGVTVSYFEWLQNINRRSWSLKRVNDELETAMLRAWDDVSDAKAEFDVTWRDAAYVVALSRIAEAKESRGLWP; translated from the coding sequence ATGGCGCAGAGCGAGGAGAACGCGGTCGCTGCCGAGGAGTCGAACGCGGAACCCGAATCCGAGACGGCGCTCGAAACGGCCCGGCGGCAACTGGAGCGCGCCGCGGGACTCGTAGACGTGAACCCGGGTATCATCGAACGGTTGAAACATCCGACGAAGGTCCAACGGGTGGCGGTCCCGCTGAAGCGCGACGACGGCACCGTTACAGTCTACACCGGCTACCGCTCCCAGCACGACGACGTTCGCGGGCCGTACAAGGGCGGCCTTCGCTACCACCCGAACGTCACCGAAGACGAGTGCGTCGGTCTTTCGATGTGGATGACGTGGAAGTGCGCCGTGATGGACCTCCCCTTCGGCGGCGGGAAGGGCGGCATCGTCGTGGACCCGAAGGACCTCTCGCTCGGCGAGAAAGAACGGCTCACCCGTCGGTTCGCCGAAGAGGTGCGCGATTTCGTCGGCCCGGAGAAGGACATCCCCGCACCGGACATGGGGACCGACGCGCAGACGATGGCGTGGTTCATGGACGCCTACTCGATGCAGGAAGGAGAAACCCAACCCGGCGTCGTCACCGGCAAGCCGCCCGTTCTCGGCGGAAGTTACGGTCGCGCGGCCGCACCCGGCCGGTCGGTCGCTATCATCGCTCGTGAGGTCATCGACCACTACGAGATGGACATCGAAGAGACGACCGTCGCGGTCCAAGGATTCGGTTCCGTCGGCGCGAACGCCGCCCGTATCCTCGACGATTACGGTGCGACCATCGTCGCCGTCTCGGACGTGAACGGTGGCATATACGACCCCGATGGCCTCGATACCCACGCCGTACCGACCCACGAGGAACAGCCAGAAGGCGTTATGAAGTACGATTCGCCCGCGAAGATTTCGAACGAGGACCTCCTCGAACTCGACGTGGACGTTCTCATTCCCGCCGCCATCGGCGACGTCATCACCGCGGAGAACGCGGAAGACGTCCGAGCCGACATCGTGATCGAGGGTGCCAACGGGCCGACAACGTTCGCAGCCGCGGAAATCCTCGAATCGAATGATGTCGCCGTCGTTCCCGACATCCTCGCCAACGCGGGCGGTGTGACCGTCTCGTACTTCGAGTGGCTCCAGAACATCAACCGTCGGTCGTGGTCGCTCAAACGCGTGAACGACGAACTGGAGACGGCGATGCTCCGCGCGTGGGACGACGTGTCCGATGCCAAAGCGGAATTCGACGTGACGTGGCGCGATGCCGCCTACGTGGTCGCCCTCTCTCGAATCGCCGAGGCCAAAGAATCCCGCGGACTGTGGCCCTGA
- a CDS encoding aminotransferase family protein has translation MAHQNHIFYKWGGGIEPDLPRIDHATDEFLVTEDGEQLIDAASGAAVTNLGHSVPGIDQIFESQSSNVSYLSLSHFSHDAPEELARTLATRSPGDLSKVFYTNSGSEANEAAFKLAREYFRSRGKTEKSVVISRWQSYHGATFGALSATGNTLRRRGYESFLADWEHISPAYPYRWSFEGTPEEQARAAARELETTIRQRGPETVAAFIAEPVGGASIPATAPHPAYYEEVRDICDEYDVLFIADEVMTGFGRTGPLFAMEHYGVVPDMMTLGKGLTSGYTPMSAVLVRDHVAEEFTHDGASFAHGHTFAGNPLSAAVANFVVDRYTDDVLEQGRARGRQLVSELDALRDHPMVGDFRAMGPMVGLEFVADRATKEPFDPSSKVYKRVYDAALDRGVYTYPGKGSVDGLAGDHLMLAPPLTLSEASASRIADAVIDSVETVYRRIKPEVTT, from the coding sequence ATGGCACATCAGAACCACATCTTCTACAAGTGGGGAGGGGGAATCGAGCCCGACCTGCCGAGGATAGACCACGCCACAGACGAGTTTCTCGTGACCGAAGACGGCGAGCAACTCATCGACGCCGCGTCGGGCGCTGCCGTGACTAATCTCGGCCACTCGGTTCCGGGCATCGACCAGATATTCGAGTCACAGTCGTCGAACGTCTCGTATCTCAGTCTGTCTCACTTCTCCCACGACGCACCCGAGGAACTCGCGCGCACGCTCGCAACGCGTTCTCCCGGTGATCTCTCCAAAGTGTTTTATACGAACTCGGGGAGCGAGGCAAATGAGGCGGCGTTCAAGCTCGCACGCGAGTACTTTCGTTCGCGTGGGAAGACCGAGAAGTCCGTCGTGATCTCCCGTTGGCAGTCGTACCACGGCGCAACGTTTGGTGCACTGTCCGCGACCGGGAACACGCTTCGACGGCGGGGCTACGAATCGTTCCTGGCCGATTGGGAGCACATTTCGCCGGCGTACCCGTACCGGTGGTCGTTCGAGGGAACGCCCGAAGAGCAGGCCCGTGCCGCCGCGCGTGAACTCGAAACGACGATTCGCCAACGCGGTCCCGAGACGGTCGCAGCCTTCATCGCCGAACCGGTCGGCGGCGCCAGCATCCCTGCGACCGCACCGCACCCCGCTTACTACGAGGAAGTCCGCGACATCTGCGACGAGTACGACGTGCTCTTTATCGCGGACGAGGTGATGACCGGATTCGGCCGAACCGGACCGCTGTTCGCCATGGAACACTACGGCGTCGTTCCCGACATGATGACGCTCGGAAAGGGCCTCACGAGCGGCTACACGCCGATGAGTGCCGTGCTCGTTCGTGACCACGTGGCCGAGGAGTTCACCCACGACGGTGCCTCGTTCGCCCACGGCCACACGTTCGCCGGAAATCCGCTGTCCGCGGCCGTGGCGAACTTCGTCGTGGACCGGTACACGGACGACGTGCTCGAACAGGGTCGCGCTCGCGGCCGCCAACTCGTCTCCGAACTCGACGCACTCCGAGACCACCCGATGGTCGGCGATTTCCGCGCGATGGGGCCGATGGTCGGACTGGAGTTCGTCGCCGATAGGGCGACGAAAGAGCCCTTCGACCCCTCCTCGAAGGTCTACAAGCGGGTCTACGACGCCGCACTCGACCGCGGCGTCTACACGTACCCCGGAAAGGGGTCGGTCGATGGGTTGGCGGGCGACCACCTGATGCTCGCTCCGCCGCTGACACTCAGTGAGGCCTCGGCCTCTCGAATCGCCGACGCCGTCATCGATTCGGTTGAAACGGTCTACCGCCGCATCAAGCCGGAGGTGACCACCTGA
- a CDS encoding aldehyde dehydrogenase family protein: MELEHYTGSVQENHQQASEEAQSFGTFEAWIGGSSHPAESGETFETRDPVVDEPILSVPRCDEVDVDAAVEAAQDAFENEWGNATPAERSEALLEWVSVLRDNIEELAILESLDVGKPLSYAKGEVNKGIDFIEYYANICRAEGGKEIAAANDAHIYTRREPYGVVGCVTPWNYPLVLTSWKIGPALAAGNAVVLKPAEQSPLTALRIAELSEGVLPDGVFNVVPGFGQEAGAPLTGHSDVQKVSFTGEDVTGEEVMKSAASNITPVTLELGGKSPFVVFPDADIEQAAETVAGSITYNTGQSCDACSRALVHEDVRDEFVEKLVEEMESHTIGDTLAEGTTFGPLVSEAQYEKVTSYLELGVEEGATLATGGNAVEAEGTDDGWFVEPAVFVDADNDMRIAQEEIFGPVETVITFSDYDEAIELANDVEFGLAAGVATENGSLAHRAAADIDAGSVWVNKFYGRTVTGSPFGGFKRSGMGRECSRDTLNAYTQEKTVHVPIDQDPTL; encoded by the coding sequence ATGGAACTAGAACACTACACCGGCTCGGTTCAAGAGAACCATCAGCAAGCGAGCGAGGAGGCACAGTCATTCGGGACGTTCGAAGCGTGGATCGGTGGGTCGTCTCACCCAGCGGAAAGCGGCGAGACGTTCGAGACGCGAGACCCCGTCGTAGACGAACCCATTCTCTCGGTACCTCGCTGCGACGAGGTTGACGTGGACGCGGCCGTCGAGGCCGCACAGGACGCCTTCGAGAACGAGTGGGGCAATGCGACGCCCGCGGAGCGGTCGGAAGCCCTCCTCGAATGGGTCTCCGTCCTCCGCGACAACATCGAAGAACTCGCGATTCTCGAGAGCCTCGACGTGGGCAAGCCGCTGTCGTACGCCAAGGGCGAGGTCAACAAGGGCATCGACTTCATCGAGTACTACGCGAACATCTGCCGCGCCGAGGGCGGCAAGGAGATTGCGGCGGCGAACGACGCGCACATCTACACCCGTCGTGAGCCCTACGGCGTCGTCGGCTGCGTCACGCCGTGGAACTACCCCCTCGTCCTCACCTCGTGGAAGATCGGCCCGGCGCTCGCCGCCGGCAACGCCGTCGTCCTGAAACCCGCCGAGCAGAGTCCGCTCACGGCGCTCCGAATCGCCGAACTCTCCGAGGGCGTCCTGCCCGATGGCGTTTTCAACGTCGTCCCCGGCTTCGGCCAAGAGGCGGGCGCGCCCCTCACGGGTCACTCCGACGTGCAGAAGGTTTCGTTCACCGGCGAGGACGTGACCGGCGAGGAAGTGATGAAGTCGGCCGCCTCGAACATCACGCCCGTCACGCTGGAACTCGGTGGCAAATCGCCGTTCGTCGTCTTTCCCGACGCGGATATCGAACAGGCCGCCGAGACCGTCGCCGGGAGCATCACGTACAACACCGGCCAGTCGTGCGACGCCTGTTCACGCGCGCTCGTCCACGAGGACGTTCGTGACGAGTTCGTCGAGAAGTTGGTCGAGGAGATGGAGTCACACACAATCGGCGACACGCTCGCCGAGGGGACCACCTTCGGCCCGCTCGTCTCCGAAGCGCAGTACGAGAAGGTGACCTCGTACCTCGAACTCGGCGTCGAAGAAGGTGCCACCCTCGCGACCGGCGGAAACGCCGTCGAAGCCGAGGGCACCGACGACGGGTGGTTCGTCGAACCCGCAGTCTTCGTGGACGCCGACAACGACATGCGAATCGCGCAAGAGGAGATATTCGGCCCGGTCGAGACGGTCATCACCTTCAGCGACTACGACGAGGCCATCGAACTCGCTAACGACGTGGAGTTCGGCCTCGCCGCGGGCGTGGCGACGGAGAACGGTTCGCTCGCCCACCGCGCGGCCGCCGACATCGACGCGGGAAGCGTCTGGGTCAACAAGTTCTACGGACGCACCGTCACCGGTAGCCCGTTCGGCGGGTTCAAACGCTCCGGCATGGGCCGCGAGTGCTCCCGTGATACGCTCAACGCCTACACCCAAGAGAAGACGGTCCACGTCCCCATCGACCAGGACCCGACACTCTGA
- a CDS encoding Zn-ribbon domain-containing OB-fold protein — MGAHISIPMYERTVGQRLAFEGERCTDCGTIAFPPKGACPDCRNDEFETVDLSGEGTIYSYTVLSPGGAPPEFAGQAQAEGRYVVAIVDLDEGPRITAQVTDVDPTEVAVGMPVSGRIRRIYEEEGIVRYGFKFVPATE, encoded by the coding sequence ATGGGAGCACACATCTCGATTCCGATGTACGAGCGAACCGTGGGGCAACGATTGGCGTTCGAGGGCGAACGCTGTACCGACTGCGGGACCATCGCGTTCCCTCCGAAGGGGGCGTGTCCCGACTGCCGAAACGACGAGTTCGAGACGGTCGACCTCTCGGGAGAGGGCACCATCTACTCCTATACCGTTCTCTCGCCGGGTGGTGCGCCGCCGGAGTTCGCCGGGCAGGCGCAGGCGGAGGGGCGGTACGTCGTCGCCATCGTCGACCTCGACGAAGGACCGCGAATCACCGCACAGGTCACGGATGTCGACCCGACCGAGGTGGCGGTCGGTATGCCCGTTTCGGGTCGCATTCGTCGCATCTACGAGGAGGAGGGAATCGTCAGATACGGGTTCAAGTTCGTCCCCGCGACGGAGTGA